From the Streptomyces sp. SN-593 genome, the window CGCACGTCCGCCAGGGCGGCCCCGATCGCGGTGGTCGCCGCGTTGGACTTCGGGGCGAGGGCGAGCGCGATGGTGGCGTGGCTGAGGATGAGGGACGCCTCGGGGAACCCGATCATCGCGACCGCCTGGGCGGCGGCGACCGCCGTGGGCAGCGCGGTCGGGTCGGCCAGCCCGATGTCCTCGCTCGCCGAGATCATCAGCCGGCGGGCGATGAAGCGGGGGTCCTCCCCCGCCACGATCATCCGCGCCAGGTAGTGCAGCGCCGCGTCCACGTCGGACCCGCGGATCGACTTGATCAGCGCGCTCGCCACGTCGTAGTGCTGGTCGCCGTCGCGGTCGTAGGCCACCGCGGCACGGTCGACGGCCTCCTCGACGGTGGCGAGGGTGATCGCCTCCTCCCCCTTGGCGAGGGCGGAGCCGGCGCCGGCCTCCAGCGCGGTCAGCGCCCGGCGCGCGTCGCCGCCGGCGATCCGCAGCAGGTGCTCCTCGGCGTCCTGCGGGAGGGTGACCGCGCCGTCGAGCCCCCGCTCGTCGGTGAGCGCCCGGCGCAGCACCCCGCGGATGTCGTCGTCGGTGAGGGGTTCCAGCGTCAGCAGGAGGGAGCGGGACAGCAGCGGCGAGATCACCGAGAAGTACGGGTTCTCCGTGGTGGCCGCGATCAGGGTCACCCAGCGGTTCTCCACCGCGGGCAGCAGGGAGTCCTGCTGTGCCTTGCTGAAGCGGTGGATCTCGTCGAGGAAGAGCACGGTCTCGCGGTCGTACCCGCCCGCCTGGCGCTTGGCGGACTCGATGACGGCGCGGACCTCCTTGACGCCCGCGGTGATCGCCGACAGCTCCACGAACCGCTTGTTGGTGGCTTTGCTCACCACGTAGGCGAGGGTGGTCTTGCCGGTGCCGGGCGGGCCCCACAGGATCACCGAGGAGGCGCCCGCCGGCCCGGCACCGCCCTCGGACACCAGCCGCCGCAGCGGCGAACCGGTGCGCAGCAGATGCTGCTGGCCGACCACTTCCTCAAGGGTGCGCGGCCGCATCCGCACCGCGAGCGGGCTGCTGCCCGGCTCCCGCTCGCGTCGCTCCTCCGCCGCCGCGCTGAACAGATCTGGCTCCACCCGTGAAGGGTATGCCACCCCTGTGACACTCCGGCGTCGCCGCTGGTCACGGCAGGCGGCCGGGCGGTCGGACCAGGATCAGATGACGGTCTTCCAGTAGTACCAGAAGTGGGTGAGGATCAGCAGGCCGATGATCGCGTACCAGAGGACCGGGACCACCCAGTGGAACTCCAGCACGGCCGAGCGGACCGCGCCCGGGACCTTGATCAGGCCGTTGCGGATGTTGTGCACGGCGGTGTACCAGAAGATCAGGATCGTGACGACCCAGGCCAGGCAGCACCACAGGCAGACCGCGTGGATGTTGTAGATGGTCTGGTACTGGAGCCAGCTGATGAAGCACACGCCGAACAGGC encodes:
- a CDS encoding replication-associated recombination protein A, which codes for MEPDLFSAAAEERREREPGSSPLAVRMRPRTLEEVVGQQHLLRTGSPLRRLVSEGGAGPAGASSVILWGPPGTGKTTLAYVVSKATNKRFVELSAITAGVKEVRAVIESAKRQAGGYDRETVLFLDEIHRFSKAQQDSLLPAVENRWVTLIAATTENPYFSVISPLLSRSLLLTLEPLTDDDIRGVLRRALTDERGLDGAVTLPQDAEEHLLRIAGGDARRALTALEAGAGSALAKGEEAITLATVEEAVDRAAVAYDRDGDQHYDVASALIKSIRGSDVDAALHYLARMIVAGEDPRFIARRLMISASEDIGLADPTALPTAVAAAQAVAMIGFPEASLILSHATIALALAPKSNAATTAIGAALADVRAGRAGPVPAHLRDGHYKGAAKLGHAQGYVYPHDVPGAIAAQQYLPDEIADRRYYEPTRYGAEARFADVLDRVRSRLAGGG